The Paenibacillus yonginensis genome segment CGTACATAAGGCAGCCATGCTTAAATGAGGAAAGTTCTCGAAATGATGACCAGCAAAATGAACAAAACCAGAATTGCGCCTGTCGAAGTCCAACCTCCGCCATAGACAGCACCCATAGTTAATTCCTCCCTTTAGGTGATTCCGCCTGATTGCTGCGGTATGGGATATTGTATGAAGGAATGGGTAAAGAGGAAGGGCGAAAGCCCGGATGGTTAGTCATTTATTTATTTTCCTTAATAGCCGGTTTGCCGCAGGCCTTTAGGATAATGATTTTTGAGCTGACCCCCGCTGCATTTGCCAAAGCCAATCGGATAGCCGTCCAGGGCAACGAGTGTCCAGCCCTGGAGAGAAGGTTCCACGGCCAGCACTTCCCCGCGCAGATAAGCCGCTGCTTCTGCGGAATCTGCAGCAAGATCCACGCAGCGGACGGCTTGTTCCCGGGCCAAGGCAAGCGCCAGCGCATGATCAGGCTCAAAACGCCCTTTCCGGGCAATGCCGAGCCGAAGGCCGGCCCGCGGAATTTTCAGCCCGCTCAGAAGGTCTGGAGTGAGCCGGAGCTCCTTGCCCTGCGGCAGCAGATAAAGAGCTTCGCCGAAAGCGGCAAGCCTGTCCGGATCAACGTCGAAACCGCGGGTCTGCTCCTTGATCCAGGCCAGGCAGGACTGAACAGCCTGCACTTCTTCGCTTCCTTTGGAGGCGGCTGCTTTGCCTATGGAACTGCGTGCGGGTTTTGAGGTTTTGGTTGTGCCCAGGACTCGGCTGCTCTCGAGATGTTCCGGGCTGCCGGTATCCGGCAGGTTGGCCGGATGAGCGTCTGCGCGGTGAAGCAGCGCGACATAATGGCCTTCGCCGGCTTGCCGGTGGGGCCAGATCCTTTTCTCCTCGAGCAGTTCCATAAACGGATATTGCTCGAGCAGCCAGCGCATGTTCTCTTCATTCTCGGCCCGGTTGAACGTACAGGTGGAATACGCCAGCATGCCGCCGGGCTTTAGCATTTTGACGGCATCGTGCAGAATGTCCCGCTGCCTGGCAGCGCACAGCTCCACCGCTTCCGGCGACCATTCCTCCACCGCGCGTTCATCCTTGCGGAACATGCCTTCCCCCGAGCAGGGCGCATCCAGCATAATCCGGTCATAGGCCAGGGGGAAACGGGCGGAAAGCTGATCTGGCGAAGCGTTGGTGACTAGGGCGTTCCGAACGCCCATCCGCTCGATGTTTTCGGCTAAAATTTTGGCGCGGGCCGGATGAATCTCATTGGAGACAAGCAGGCCTTCGCCCTGCATTTTGGCGGCGATCTGCGTAGACTTGCCGCCGGGCGCTGCGGCCAGGTCCAGAACGGTCTCACCCGGTTTGGGGGCAAGGAGCTCGACGGCGGACATGGCGGATGGCTCTTGAATATAATAGAGACCCGCAGCATGGTAGGGGTGTTTGCCGGGCCGTCTATCTTCTGGATAATAGAATCCGTCCGGGCACCAGGGAACAGGCTGAAGGCCAAACCTTTGTTGTAGCGTACTCATTAGGGGAGCATCGGGCGACACTTTCAGCGTATTGATGCGCAGGCCGTAAAGACGTTCAGCCGAATAGCTGCTCAGGAACGTCTTCGCTTCCCGGGCGCCAAGCATTTGGATCATTTGCTCCTGATAAGCGGAGGGCAGGGATACAGATGGCATGAAACAACAGTTCCTTTCACTTGAAGCTTCTCATTGGATCCATAAATTCGATCTCTCAGCAGTTTATCATAA includes the following:
- a CDS encoding RsmF rRNA methyltransferase first C-terminal domain-containing protein, whose protein sequence is MPSVSLPSAYQEQMIQMLGAREAKTFLSSYSAERLYGLRINTLKVSPDAPLMSTLQQRFGLQPVPWCPDGFYYPEDRRPGKHPYHAAGLYYIQEPSAMSAVELLAPKPGETVLDLAAAPGGKSTQIAAKMQGEGLLVSNEIHPARAKILAENIERMGVRNALVTNASPDQLSARFPLAYDRIMLDAPCSGEGMFRKDERAVEEWSPEAVELCAARQRDILHDAVKMLKPGGMLAYSTCTFNRAENEENMRWLLEQYPFMELLEEKRIWPHRQAGEGHYVALLHRADAHPANLPDTGSPEHLESSRVLGTTKTSKPARSSIGKAAASKGSEEVQAVQSCLAWIKEQTRGFDVDPDRLAAFGEALYLLPQGKELRLTPDLLSGLKIPRAGLRLGIARKGRFEPDHALALALAREQAVRCVDLAADSAEAAAYLRGEVLAVEPSLQGWTLVALDGYPIGFGKCSGGQLKNHYPKGLRQTGY
- a CDS encoding dihydroorotate dehydrogenase — encoded protein: MGAVYGGGWTSTGAILVLFILLVIISRTFLI